From Paenibacillus graminis, a single genomic window includes:
- a CDS encoding amidohydrolase family protein, translated as MPIIDIHIHLSDIDSFHRTASDLSKVDYTAAGLKAEFEKNNVILGIGMGVTEQTKGAFPDSSSPNPMGLDLEEDVPPFLMECVGINPNRLNAGQAQEELDRIEARMQAPEVAGVKLYAGYYHHYVYDKIYGPVYELAAKYSLPVVIHTGDTYSMNGLLKYSHPLTVDELAYQQRGVNFMICHLGDPWVMDAAEVAAKNPNVYADLSGLVVGDRPHFERFMNEPLFMDHFRRALVYCDHYEKMLFGTDWPLAPIDLYAEFIRRLVPEQHHEKVFYQNAFGLFPRIRQRIAEHKAD; from the coding sequence ATGCCGATCATTGATATTCATATCCATCTGTCAGACATCGACAGCTTCCACCGGACAGCAAGTGATCTATCCAAAGTCGATTACACTGCTGCTGGCCTCAAAGCAGAGTTTGAGAAGAACAACGTCATTCTCGGCATCGGAATGGGGGTTACGGAGCAGACGAAGGGAGCTTTTCCCGATTCCAGTTCACCCAATCCAATGGGTCTTGATCTGGAGGAAGATGTTCCTCCATTCCTGATGGAATGTGTAGGCATCAATCCAAACCGGCTGAACGCGGGGCAGGCCCAGGAGGAGCTTGACCGGATCGAAGCGCGGATGCAAGCACCGGAGGTAGCGGGAGTTAAGCTGTACGCCGGATATTACCACCATTATGTCTATGACAAGATCTATGGTCCGGTCTATGAGCTGGCAGCTAAGTATAGCTTGCCCGTGGTGATCCATACCGGCGATACCTACTCGATGAACGGATTGCTGAAGTATTCGCATCCGCTCACTGTAGATGAATTGGCCTATCAGCAGCGTGGAGTTAACTTTATGATCTGTCATCTGGGAGATCCCTGGGTGATGGATGCTGCTGAAGTGGCAGCCAAGAATCCGAATGTATACGCCGATTTGTCCGGCCTCGTCGTCGGTGACCGGCCTCATTTTGAGCGGTTCATGAATGAACCGCTGTTCATGGACCATTTCCGCCGGGCGCTGGTCTATTGTGATCATTATGAGAAAATGCTGTTCGGAACCGACTGGCCGCTGGCGCCAATCGATCTGTACGCAGAATTTATCCGCAGGCTCGTCCCGGAGCAGCATCATGAAAAGGTATTCTACCAGAATGCCTTCGGGCTATTTCCGCGGATTCGTCAGCGGATCGCGGAGCATAAAGCGGATTGA
- a CDS encoding GNAT family N-acetyltransferase translates to MANTVAEQVRIIEYDPSYAGALAEMWNRSNDSWGGGTSQKTKDSIRRMMEVSSHLHAFLAVDGGEVVGFCSFSHYHQDEGAMYVPLLNVRPDYHGCKVGRNLILKAVRQTVEAGWPRLDLFTWAGNTKAVPMYKKCGFFWEKNDDYVHLMNFIPTLLQTEALAPYFDELDWYADSTRELVIEPDGRTERGFDFFDYTWRKGALALRAEFEKSGRGLTALDTPDYAISTFIDDHDLVFGSAYKVQYRIENRSAAAMTIEIKGQNNKCIRYALDVSQTIAPGETVMIEGEFELDPILEEQNNKKTHPVVMSIWVINGKRAEFRIGIAPEFPVKMKVALQAGGLYPGIPAMLYLNAENHFATEAEFSFEWPETDIVEWADRKVRFTVPAKGKAAIPAPFRLRSYGLLSHEVEVTAVPAGQKEFTFTSKLSALLKGTQGRYGGQNGDQWVAVNGACSLHMNKLDNNMWIEYPGSRHNFWWNYPKLGKPFSQEFSKKQAAEVKIYAEGEDQVLEALYESEDFSGLQIKSVSKLSANGIAEFHYEICNTSSRALEENLHLLTNFGFFGSRLILPYQGRYVDMGNSYSSDPANWDSAKITENWLFSKEESVTCGICWDPSLKLLRSDYPLGLEHELGRIAAGAVVKTNPVIFALNTFLKWSDFRSFALKLTAPVVPLLDNHLELVVGGGNPFAAGLLSAELIERKMAPLAGRLELHMQEGGEPERQMAVVELDPEQHLHSAHIEISSENKNGQGQGEPGRKLRAVYRGEDWIQERSALWFPQTDGSVTCEIDESAAGPVYTVNNGVLSIAAAPGFGSVVHSLKHNGAEWLDTSYPEPVPHSWWNPWHGGLGVDIPRLGGFSREQEPRSTDWAERKDVYGNVWKGLRITTSITKHEVNRGIVIHQHYLMLPGVPVLCVQHSVTNGSGEALPHYSFADDNFFRPSPEVFTEGWVEVPGQGQFSLGKLEAQLQSKGLLRIGAASRQDMLQVVSSYPNQSSAVYVNNKGICQGVNYQLSLLNGETLWTQPTFLILGPIALDPEDVRGLLHLSFAGTADGKENSHADH, encoded by the coding sequence ATGGCAAATACCGTTGCGGAGCAAGTCCGGATTATCGAATATGACCCTTCTTACGCGGGAGCGCTTGCAGAAATGTGGAACCGCAGCAATGACAGCTGGGGCGGCGGAACCAGCCAGAAAACAAAGGACAGTATCCGCCGGATGATGGAAGTGTCGTCTCATCTTCATGCGTTTCTTGCTGTGGACGGCGGGGAGGTTGTCGGCTTTTGCAGCTTCTCGCACTACCATCAGGATGAAGGCGCGATGTATGTCCCGCTGCTGAATGTCCGCCCTGATTATCACGGCTGTAAGGTTGGCCGCAATCTGATTCTGAAAGCTGTCCGCCAGACGGTAGAAGCGGGCTGGCCGCGGCTCGATTTATTTACCTGGGCAGGCAATACCAAGGCTGTACCGATGTACAAGAAATGCGGGTTCTTCTGGGAAAAAAATGACGATTACGTTCACCTCATGAACTTTATTCCGACTCTTTTACAGACTGAGGCCTTGGCTCCTTACTTCGATGAGCTGGACTGGTACGCTGACAGTACGCGTGAACTGGTGATTGAGCCGGATGGCCGCACAGAGCGCGGTTTCGATTTCTTCGATTACACTTGGCGCAAGGGAGCGCTTGCCTTACGGGCGGAATTTGAGAAAAGCGGACGCGGACTGACCGCGCTGGATACACCGGATTATGCAATCTCTACATTTATCGATGATCATGATCTCGTATTCGGTTCCGCCTATAAGGTTCAGTATCGTATTGAAAACCGCTCAGCCGCTGCCATGACGATTGAGATCAAGGGACAGAATAATAAGTGTATCCGTTATGCCCTGGATGTCTCGCAAACGATTGCTCCAGGTGAAACGGTAATGATAGAAGGAGAATTTGAACTGGACCCGATCCTGGAAGAGCAGAACAACAAGAAGACCCATCCTGTGGTTATGAGCATATGGGTCATCAATGGCAAACGGGCCGAATTCAGGATTGGCATCGCACCGGAATTCCCGGTCAAGATGAAGGTTGCATTGCAAGCGGGCGGGCTGTATCCGGGTATTCCGGCCATGCTCTACCTGAATGCAGAAAATCATTTTGCCACGGAAGCAGAGTTCTCCTTCGAATGGCCGGAGACGGATATCGTGGAATGGGCGGACCGTAAGGTGCGCTTCACGGTACCGGCGAAAGGCAAAGCAGCCATACCCGCACCATTCCGACTGCGGTCCTACGGGCTTTTATCACATGAGGTAGAGGTAACGGCTGTCCCCGCTGGACAAAAAGAGTTCACCTTCACAAGCAAGCTCTCCGCTTTGCTCAAAGGCACGCAGGGCCGGTACGGAGGGCAAAACGGTGATCAGTGGGTCGCCGTGAACGGGGCATGCTCGTTACATATGAACAAGCTGGATAACAATATGTGGATCGAGTATCCCGGCTCCCGCCACAATTTCTGGTGGAACTATCCGAAGCTGGGCAAGCCGTTTTCACAGGAATTCTCCAAAAAGCAGGCTGCAGAAGTGAAAATCTATGCCGAAGGGGAGGACCAGGTTCTCGAAGCCCTATATGAGTCGGAGGATTTCTCCGGCCTGCAGATCAAGTCGGTGTCCAAGCTGTCCGCGAACGGCATTGCCGAATTTCATTACGAAATATGCAATACCAGCAGCAGAGCGCTGGAAGAAAACTTGCACTTGCTGACGAACTTTGGTTTCTTCGGCAGCCGGCTCATCCTGCCGTACCAGGGCCGTTATGTCGATATGGGCAACTCCTACTCCAGCGATCCTGCGAATTGGGATAGCGCTAAAATTACAGAAAACTGGCTGTTCTCCAAAGAAGAGAGCGTCACATGCGGGATCTGTTGGGACCCTTCCTTGAAGCTGCTCCGCTCGGATTATCCACTCGGCTTGGAGCATGAGCTTGGCCGGATTGCTGCCGGAGCCGTAGTGAAAACGAACCCGGTTATATTTGCGCTGAATACCTTCCTCAAGTGGTCTGATTTCCGCTCCTTTGCCTTGAAATTGACCGCCCCGGTTGTTCCGCTGCTGGACAATCACCTGGAACTGGTAGTCGGCGGCGGCAATCCGTTTGCAGCAGGGCTGCTGAGCGCGGAGCTGATCGAACGAAAGATGGCACCGCTTGCCGGGAGACTCGAGCTGCATATGCAAGAAGGTGGGGAACCTGAACGGCAAATGGCTGTGGTTGAACTGGACCCGGAACAGCACCTCCATTCAGCCCATATAGAGATTTCCTCCGAGAACAAGAATGGCCAGGGACAAGGCGAACCGGGCCGGAAACTCCGGGCCGTGTACCGCGGCGAGGATTGGATTCAGGAGCGGTCGGCTCTGTGGTTCCCTCAGACTGACGGCAGCGTCACCTGTGAAATAGATGAGAGTGCAGCAGGTCCTGTGTATACGGTGAACAACGGGGTTCTTTCCATAGCGGCTGCGCCCGGCTTTGGCAGTGTGGTGCATTCCTTGAAGCACAACGGCGCAGAATGGCTGGATACTTCGTACCCGGAACCGGTCCCGCATTCCTGGTGGAACCCTTGGCATGGCGGGCTCGGTGTGGATATCCCCCGTTTAGGCGGATTCAGCCGGGAGCAGGAGCCGAGAAGTACAGATTGGGCAGAGCGGAAGGATGTGTACGGCAATGTCTGGAAGGGACTCCGTATTACTACCAGCATCACGAAGCACGAAGTGAACCGGGGAATAGTCATCCATCAGCATTACCTTATGCTGCCGGGTGTTCCTGTTCTCTGTGTGCAGCATTCCGTGACCAACGGAAGCGGCGAAGCGCTGCCGCATTATTCGTTCGCCGATGATAACTTCTTCAGACCTTCGCCTGAAGTCTTTACAGAAGGATGGGTAGAAGTCCCGGGGCAAGGGCAATTCTCGCTCGGCAAGCTGGAGGCACAGCTTCAATCCAAGGGACTATTGCGTATCGGCGCGGCTTCACGTCAGGATATGCTGCAGGTGGTGAGCAGTTATCCTAATCAAAGCTCAGCAGTTTATGTGAACAACAAGGGGATCTGTCAGGGTGTGAATTATCAGCTTTCTCTTCTGAACGGGGAAACGCTCTGGACACAGCCTACCTTTCTGATCTTGGGACCTATCGCACTGGACCCGGAAGATGTCCGGGGTTTACTTCATCTGAGCTTTGCAGGTACAGCCGACGGGAAGGAGAATTCACATGCCGATCATTGA
- a CDS encoding winged helix-turn-helix transcriptional regulator, with protein sequence MSMAEFKGKVKNVQDTPFGYTLSVIGGKWKMVIIYLLAENQPVRFNDLKRQIGAITFKTLSSQLKELEADGMVTRKEYPQVPPKVEYSLTDKAESLLPVLEGLCEWGTKNQNRR encoded by the coding sequence ATGAGTATGGCCGAATTTAAAGGAAAAGTTAAAAATGTTCAAGATACACCTTTTGGTTATACATTGTCAGTGATCGGCGGCAAATGGAAAATGGTAATTATTTACCTTCTGGCAGAAAATCAACCGGTCCGCTTTAATGATCTGAAAAGACAGATAGGTGCGATTACTTTTAAAACTTTGAGTTCACAGCTTAAAGAATTGGAAGCGGATGGTATGGTAACAAGGAAGGAGTACCCTCAAGTTCCGCCTAAAGTTGAATACAGCCTCACAGATAAAGCGGAATCGCTGTTGCCTGTTTTGGAAGGGCTGTGTGAGTGGGGAACAAAAAACCAGAATAGAAGATAG
- a CDS encoding arginase family protein gives MTQKTIRLLMPQWQGGNNPNYSFGAELLAWLAPDNDQPLIHVPVQAYDGTPLHNEKGMYGRTQLLEQLEAARHLIDAYKPDRIVMFGGDCLVEQAPFAYLNERYDGELGLIWIDAHSDLVRYIGYDNGHTLPLGNLLGEGDKEFARHVKTPLKPENVFIAGLAAPTEQEMEVISGAFHSLGITPEEQDTEMIQRLGIRTAGTQELMNSTESIKEWIKESGIKHLAIHLDLDVLDPKAFRSLLFANPEAPYNYSPAGTMPMPLLLHLMKELSEATEVVGLGITEHMPWDSINLKNLLGEIPILNT, from the coding sequence ATGACCCAAAAAACAATTCGTCTGTTAATGCCGCAATGGCAAGGCGGTAACAACCCAAACTACTCTTTTGGTGCCGAACTGCTTGCATGGCTGGCTCCGGACAATGATCAACCCCTTATTCACGTACCCGTTCAAGCCTATGATGGAACCCCGCTGCACAACGAGAAAGGCATGTATGGAAGGACACAGCTGCTTGAGCAATTAGAGGCTGCCCGGCATCTCATCGATGCTTATAAGCCGGACCGTATTGTAATGTTTGGCGGCGACTGCTTAGTCGAACAAGCCCCATTTGCCTATTTAAACGAACGTTATGACGGGGAATTAGGTTTAATCTGGATCGATGCCCACAGTGATTTAGTCAGATATATTGGCTATGACAACGGACATACTTTACCTCTTGGGAATCTTTTGGGAGAAGGAGATAAGGAGTTTGCAAGACATGTGAAAACCCCGCTCAAACCTGAAAATGTCTTTATTGCGGGATTAGCTGCTCCTACAGAGCAAGAAATGGAGGTGATTTCAGGAGCGTTTCATAGTCTTGGCATAACTCCTGAAGAACAAGATACAGAGATGATTCAGAGACTGGGTATAAGAACTGCCGGAACCCAAGAGTTAATGAACAGTACTGAATCTATAAAAGAGTGGATTAAGGAAAGTGGCATTAAACACCTGGCTATTCACCTGGATTTAGATGTGCTTGATCCAAAGGCATTCCGTTCCTTATTATTTGCCAACCCTGAAGCCCCTTATAATTATTCTCCTGCGGGAACCATGCCAATGCCTCTGCTATTGCATCTGATGAAAGAACTATCGGAAGCAACCGAGGTGGTCGGATTAGGTATAACGGAGCATATGCCATGGGATTCGATTAATTTAAAGAATCTTCTTGGAGAAATACCTATTCTAAATACGTAA
- a CDS encoding VOC family protein: protein MASKQWDHLVHYINDLDNVVEVFGENGLIAFKGGSHKDWGTFNTLSYFGLTYIEFLGIESPELARSTGYNLVVKDAVAALPEHEVLSRVVIRTDDIEAMAASLTAAGLTLSPIMDGKRLDMSGSLIEWRMMTIAGDFGGLVYPFIIQWKGTDEERLARLTASGLVRPHPAGHAEIRRAVFHVSDPAAAARQWANLFGLEFVESTDTSAVLRIGDKFYDFVKGEENRFMQVILDTDSELLAGQTIRIGEGEYVFQASN from the coding sequence ATGGCGAGCAAACAATGGGATCACTTGGTTCATTACATTAACGATTTGGACAATGTCGTTGAGGTCTTTGGAGAAAACGGTCTGATTGCCTTTAAAGGAGGGTCTCATAAGGACTGGGGCACCTTCAATACGTTAAGCTACTTCGGTCTGACCTACATCGAGTTTCTGGGGATTGAGTCGCCCGAATTGGCCCGGTCCACCGGGTACAATCTGGTAGTCAAGGATGCCGTTGCAGCTTTGCCTGAACATGAAGTGCTGAGCCGGGTAGTGATCCGTACCGATGATATTGAGGCAATGGCAGCTTCGTTAACCGCAGCGGGCTTAACCTTGTCACCCATTATGGACGGCAAACGCCTCGATATGTCCGGCAGCTTGATCGAATGGCGTATGATGACCATCGCCGGAGATTTCGGGGGGCTGGTCTATCCGTTTATTATTCAGTGGAAGGGAACGGATGAAGAGCGGTTGGCCAGGCTGACGGCTTCCGGCCTCGTCCGGCCTCATCCTGCGGGCCATGCCGAGATCAGACGGGCGGTCTTTCACGTGTCGGACCCTGCCGCTGCCGCCAGGCAATGGGCGAATTTGTTTGGCCTGGAGTTTGTGGAGTCAACGGATACATCCGCTGTCTTGCGGATCGGAGATAAGTTCTACGATTTCGTCAAAGGGGAGGAGAACCGGTTCATGCAGGTAATCCTGGACACGGACTCCGAACTGCTGGCGGGACAAACCATCCGGATTGGCGAAGGGGAGTATGTGTTCCAGGCTTCGAATTAA
- the proC gene encoding pyrroline-5-carboxylate reductase, with amino-acid sequence MIEQRIHFIGGGQMAEAIIRVVIANQTIAAGRISVTDINEARLQVLTKAYGVDTGRSQEAYLTEAGLIVLAVRPQDALDELGQAVTRLASPDAVVVSIVAGLTLEKLAGVFGAGRPIVRVIPNTLTDTGYGYSGVVLNASASRAQVDEFLLGFGKVQYMEEALLDVFTGYGVAGPNYIYYFIESLVDAGVLAGLPREQAWNVALENMAGAVLMLRQTGLHPRQLLDINNSPGGVGMHGLYELNNSDFAAGLQRSVMAAVKRTTELGAK; translated from the coding sequence TTGATTGAGCAACGGATTCATTTTATCGGGGGCGGGCAGATGGCTGAGGCCATTATCCGGGTAGTCATAGCCAATCAGACCATTGCCGCCGGCCGGATCAGTGTTACGGATATCAATGAGGCGCGTCTTCAGGTGTTGACCAAGGCCTATGGTGTGGATACGGGCCGGAGCCAGGAAGCATATCTTACTGAAGCCGGACTGATTGTGCTGGCCGTCCGGCCGCAGGATGCACTGGACGAACTGGGACAAGCTGTAACCCGGCTCGCTTCGCCGGACGCCGTGGTCGTTTCAATCGTGGCCGGTTTGACACTGGAAAAGCTGGCCGGAGTTTTCGGAGCCGGACGGCCGATTGTCAGGGTCATTCCAAATACGCTGACGGATACGGGATACGGCTACAGCGGGGTCGTGCTGAACGCCAGCGCTTCGCGGGCGCAGGTAGACGAATTCCTGCTTGGGTTCGGCAAAGTCCAGTATATGGAGGAAGCGCTCCTGGATGTCTTCACCGGATACGGTGTAGCCGGGCCGAACTACATCTATTATTTCATTGAATCTCTTGTGGATGCCGGTGTGCTGGCAGGATTGCCGCGTGAGCAGGCCTGGAATGTCGCGCTGGAGAATATGGCAGGAGCCGTGCTTATGCTGCGGCAGACGGGGCTGCATCCCAGACAGCTGCTGGACATCAATAACTCGCCGGGCGGGGTGGGGATGCACGGTCTGTATGAACTGAACAACAGCGATTTCGCGGCCGGACTGCAGCGCAGTGTAATGGCAGCGGTCAAGCGAACGACTGAACTGGGAGCGAAATAG
- a CDS encoding MetQ/NlpA family ABC transporter substrate-binding protein, producing the protein MKKAMTLFLIGFVLVLTACGSNNAADNSKAGAAESEKKEIVVGFGVGTYEEQFRQAILPILEKQGYKVDIKTFSQNMQVNPAMKEGTIDASIFQSTAYMEAINGEIGADMVGIAYVPGAPQGIYSVKHTTLDDVKDGTTVAVPNDPVNQERALRILEELGWVKIKEGSNLADFNINNMEPDKYKIDIKILDPAQIMVSLQDVDYGVINGNYIASAGKKITDALKIENTPMQHRIIVSVNRKDENTQWAKDLKAAYESKEFEEYITGLEKYDGFILPEAWKNN; encoded by the coding sequence ATGAAAAAAGCAATGACCCTATTCCTGATTGGTTTCGTTCTGGTTCTGACGGCTTGTGGCTCCAACAATGCGGCGGATAACTCGAAAGCCGGTGCAGCAGAAAGTGAAAAGAAGGAGATTGTTGTGGGATTTGGCGTCGGCACCTATGAGGAGCAGTTCCGCCAAGCGATTCTGCCGATTCTGGAGAAGCAGGGCTACAAGGTTGATATTAAGACCTTCTCGCAAAACATGCAGGTCAACCCGGCGATGAAGGAAGGTACGATCGATGCGAGCATCTTCCAGAGCACAGCGTATATGGAAGCTATTAACGGCGAAATTGGCGCGGATATGGTAGGAATCGCCTATGTGCCTGGCGCGCCGCAAGGAATCTACTCTGTCAAGCACACTACGCTTGACGATGTGAAGGACGGTACAACGGTAGCTGTTCCCAATGACCCGGTGAACCAGGAGCGGGCACTCCGCATTTTGGAAGAGCTGGGCTGGGTTAAAATTAAAGAAGGCTCAAATCTAGCGGACTTCAACATCAACAACATGGAGCCGGATAAATATAAGATCGATATCAAAATTCTCGACCCGGCACAAATTATGGTATCCCTGCAGGATGTGGATTACGGCGTAATTAACGGAAATTACATCGCCAGCGCCGGCAAGAAGATTACCGACGCACTCAAAATAGAAAATACGCCTATGCAGCACCGCATCATCGTATCCGTGAACCGGAAGGATGAGAATACGCAGTGGGCCAAGGATCTGAAGGCTGCCTACGAGTCCAAAGAGTTCGAGGAATACATTACCGGGTTGGAGAAATACGACGGATTCATTCTGCCGGAAGCGTGGAAGAACAACTAA
- a CDS encoding uroporphyrinogen decarboxylase family protein encodes MSKWSRQERFQAILSGEQADRPIVSGWRHFIDREQNADDLAETTIAFTRQYDWDWVKINPRATYLAEAWGNEYDFGQYRTVFPRQLTTAVPAASQLWQLEVKKATQSAPLLEQLEAVAKIRRGLPDTPLIQTVFSPLTVLLFIVGRSAYVYPTVFGIEQPVTLDSLFKEHRAAAHHALHAISLTMADYVQELKRAGSDGLFYAVTGTAHPGMFDESLFNEFSRPYDSIVLDAAGYGKNVLHTCGAHAHPERFNDYPVDGISWDTKAEGNPGLEAALTATKVGGVDHALFAANDVSQIQRQAAEALGQMKDQPFILAPNCAIPLNVTDEALVQLKKSVFEGEIRV; translated from the coding sequence TTGAGTAAATGGAGCAGACAGGAACGGTTTCAGGCGATTTTATCGGGGGAGCAGGCGGACCGGCCCATCGTCAGCGGCTGGCGCCATTTCATTGACAGGGAGCAGAATGCGGACGATCTGGCTGAGACGACCATCGCTTTTACCAGGCAATATGATTGGGACTGGGTGAAGATCAACCCCAGAGCCACCTATTTGGCCGAAGCTTGGGGAAATGAATATGATTTCGGCCAGTATAGGACGGTATTTCCCCGGCAGCTTACAACGGCGGTTCCGGCAGCATCTCAGCTGTGGCAGCTTGAAGTGAAAAAGGCCACACAGTCAGCCCCATTATTGGAGCAGCTTGAAGCTGTAGCCAAAATCCGCCGGGGGCTGCCGGATACACCCTTAATCCAGACAGTCTTCTCCCCGTTGACGGTGCTGCTGTTTATTGTCGGGCGTTCCGCTTATGTGTACCCGACCGTGTTCGGCATCGAGCAGCCGGTGACCCTGGATTCCTTGTTCAAAGAACACCGGGCGGCAGCGCACCATGCCCTGCATGCGATCTCCCTGACGATGGCCGATTATGTGCAGGAGCTGAAGCGGGCGGGATCAGACGGCCTGTTCTATGCGGTGACGGGGACTGCACACCCTGGGATGTTTGATGAGTCGTTATTTAACGAATTTTCGAGACCTTATGACAGTATTGTATTGGACGCTGCGGGCTATGGGAAAAATGTGCTCCATACCTGTGGAGCTCATGCCCATCCCGAACGGTTCAACGACTATCCGGTGGACGGGATCAGCTGGGATACGAAGGCTGAAGGAAACCCGGGGCTGGAAGCCGCATTGACCGCGACGAAGGTTGGCGGTGTCGATCACGCCCTGTTTGCCGCCAACGACGTTTCGCAAATTCAGCGGCAAGCTGCGGAAGCGCTGGGTCAAATGAAGGATCAGCCTTTTATACTCGCTCCCAACTGTGCCATTCCGCTTAATGTTACCGACGAAGCATTGGTACAGTTAAAAAAATCCGTATTTGAAGGAGAGATTCGCGTATGA
- a CDS encoding methionine ABC transporter permease codes for MFSTTVTSEQFIQAIIDTVYMVGMSLFVGSLIGIPIGILLVVTRPGGVLENKLLYTLLNPVINIIRSLPFIILLVAIIPFTRMIVHTSIGTNAAIVPLILYIAPYIGRLVENSLLEVNPGIMEAAESMGATPFQVIRYFLLPEAVGSLILSLTTATIGLIGATAMAGTVGGGGVGDLAIVYGYQRFDTVVVVATVVILVIFVQGIQSLGNSLARKIRRY; via the coding sequence ATGTTCTCAACAACAGTGACCAGTGAGCAGTTTATACAAGCAATCATCGATACGGTCTATATGGTGGGGATGTCCTTGTTCGTAGGCTCGTTGATCGGGATACCCATCGGCATCTTGCTCGTCGTTACCCGTCCCGGGGGTGTTCTGGAGAACAAGCTGCTCTATACCTTGCTTAATCCGGTTATCAACATTATTCGTTCTCTGCCTTTTATCATTTTGCTTGTCGCAATTATTCCGTTCACCCGGATGATTGTCCATACCTCCATCGGAACAAACGCCGCAATTGTACCGCTCATCCTGTATATCGCTCCGTATATCGGTCGTCTGGTCGAAAATTCCCTGCTTGAGGTGAATCCTGGCATTATGGAAGCGGCAGAATCGATGGGAGCCACTCCGTTTCAGGTTATCCGCTATTTCTTGCTGCCGGAGGCTGTCGGCTCGCTGATTCTGTCTTTGACCACGGCAACCATCGGGTTGATTGGCGCAACGGCGATGGCCGGAACGGTCGGCGGCGGCGGTGTCGGAGACTTGGCGATTGTGTATGGGTACCAACGGTTTGACACTGTAGTTGTAGTTGCGACGGTGGTTATACTTGTTATTTTCGTACAGGGAATTCAATCTTTGGGCAACTCGTTAGCGAGAAAGATCCGCCGCTATTAG
- a CDS encoding methionine ABC transporter ATP-binding protein — translation MIELRDVYKTYLRKGISNDAIKGVQLKVDKGDIFGVIGYSGAGKSTLIRLVNYLERPTKGQVFVDGHDLGAYTDKELRAAKKNIGMIFQHFNLLESKKVFDNVAIPLVLLKKNKNEIHQRVMELLEFVGLSDKAGSYPSELSGGQKQRVGIARALASNPSVLLCDEATSALDPQTTRSILQLLKRINAEYHITIMIITHEMSVIQEICNKVAVMEGGRIIEQGSVLEVFGHPQHPTTQNFVSTVIQTSMTGSMRKTLTTDEGGRLYKLEFFGERASEPVLYELIRASDVKVNILFANMTEIQDTTLGTMIIQLKGSSEEMDKALAFLKRREIDLEEVDKHVLNNSDQ, via the coding sequence ATGATCGAATTAAGAGACGTTTACAAGACGTATCTCCGCAAGGGAATCTCAAATGATGCCATTAAGGGAGTTCAGCTGAAGGTTGATAAAGGCGATATCTTCGGAGTGATCGGCTATAGCGGCGCGGGCAAGAGCACGCTGATCCGGCTGGTCAATTACTTGGAAAGGCCGACGAAGGGGCAGGTGTTTGTCGACGGGCATGATTTGGGAGCGTACACCGATAAAGAGCTGCGTGCCGCCAAAAAAAATATCGGCATGATCTTTCAGCATTTCAACCTGCTGGAATCCAAAAAGGTCTTTGACAATGTGGCAATTCCCCTTGTGCTGCTCAAAAAGAATAAAAACGAGATTCACCAGCGCGTCATGGAACTGCTCGAGTTCGTCGGCTTGAGCGACAAAGCAGGGAGCTACCCGAGCGAATTGTCGGGTGGACAGAAGCAGCGGGTGGGCATTGCCCGTGCGCTGGCTTCGAATCCTTCAGTGCTGCTATGCGATGAAGCAACCTCGGCGCTGGACCCGCAGACGACCCGCTCTATTTTACAATTGCTCAAGAGGATTAACGCGGAATATCATATTACGATTATGATTATTACCCATGAAATGTCTGTAATACAGGAGATTTGCAATAAGGTGGCGGTGATGGAAGGCGGCCGGATCATCGAGCAGGGCAGCGTGCTGGAGGTATTCGGGCATCCGCAGCATCCGACGACACAGAATTTTGTGAGTACGGTTATTCAGACCAGTATGACTGGCAGCATGAGGAAAACATTGACGACAGATGAGGGAGGCCGTTTGTACAAGCTGGAATTCTTCGGGGAACGCGCCTCGGAGCCGGTATTGTACGAATTGATCCGCGCAAGCGATGTCAAGGTCAATATTCTGTTTGCCAATATGACGGAGATTCAGGACACCACCCTGGGGACGATGATCATTCAACTTAAGGGAAGTTCTGAAGAAATGGACAAAGCGCTTGCCTTCCTGAAGCGTAGAGAAATCGATTTGGAGGAGGTGGATAAGCATGTTCTCAACAACAGTGACCAGTGA